CCGTAGCTGGCATTTTGCATAAAGGCCCTAGGCTATGGCTAGATCCTACATTCAAGAGCGCCAGATCCAATGATTTTTGAAGAACGTTGGCTTACCTGAAAGAACATGGCTTACACTAGGTCACATACTTATGTGATTGTCCGGTTCTTCTGACACCTATATATTCGTTCTACTTGCCCGTCAGCAGCTTACGCAGGCGATTTCCTCACTCCTACTGCCACTGCTGGCTTGTGCATGCAGCCTCCTGCGAATACGGCAGTAAGTGTCAGCTTGTATAACCCTACCCTGCTCCTAGCCCTAAGCGAGTATTCTTGGTCAGTAAAGGCTAGGTAAGGCTGTTGCGCCAAGCGTCTTTCGGAAGCTTCTCTGTCTTAGTTCAGCTCACGATAACCTTATTCCACTCAGCTCATGAGAAACACCCGCATTGTATCCTCGCTGGCGCTGTGTATCGCTCTTCTGGGTGGGTGTCGCGACAAGAAGAACGTTCCTTCTTCGAAGGAGCTGAACAGCTTAGCGCTTGCTACTGGTATGCGCATCACTTGCGGGATACCGGATCAGCAACTCGGGTCGGTGCAGTTCCCAATTTCTTGCCACGCGGACACTCAGGAGAACTTTACCCTAGGCCTCAAGCTGTTGCATTCGTTTGAGTATGAGGAGGCCGAAAAAGTGTTTGCTGCTATCATCCGCCGACAGCCCGATTGCGCCATGGCGTATTGGGGCGTGGCGATGAGCAATTTTCACCCGCTCTGGACGCCTCCCACCGAGCCTGAACTACGCAAAGGAACGCAGGCCCTAGCCATTGCGCAGCGATTGGTGCAACCCTCCTCCCGAGAAGCAGATTATCTGAAAACGATAACCGCCTTCTACCAGGACTGGGCCTCCGTGGATCACCTCACCCGTTGCCGCCAGTTTGAAGCGGCCAGCGCACAGCTCGCTAGCAAGTACCCCCGCGACAAAGAAGCAGCGGTCTTTCATGCCCTGGCGCTGACGGCCGCGGCAGATCCGACCGACACGACCTTTGCCAACCAGAAAAAGGCGGGGTCGATCCTGACCGCTCTCTACCCGACCAACCCGAACCATCCCGGCGTTGTGCATTACCTCATTCATGCCTACGACGCGCCGCCCCTGGCTAGGTTGGCATTGCCCGCTGCCCGCCGGTACGCAGCCGTGGCGCCTTCCTCGGCCCATGCCCTGCATATGCCCTCTCACATTTTTACCCGCTTGGGTCTGTGGAATGAATGCATTACGTCAAACCTAGCTTCTGTTGCTTCGGCGCAATGCTACGCCCAGCAAGCAGGCATCAAGGGCCACTGGGACGAAGAGTTGCACGGCCTAGATTACCTCATGTACGCCTACCTTCAGAAGGGCGATAACCGGCGAGCCCAACAGCAGGAGCGTTACCTAGCCACCATCAAGGAAGTGCAGCCCGTTACGTTCAAAGTGGCTTATGCTTTTGCCGCCATCCCTGCCCGCTACGTGCTGGAGAATAAGCAATGGGACAAAGCCGCCGCCCTGCAAAGTCATCAGCCTTCCTCTGCCTTCTCGTGGGAGAAGTTTCCGTGGCAACGTGCCATTATCCATTTCACCCGGTTACTCGGGGCCGCTCATACCGACAACCCACAAGCTGCCCAAACGGAGCTGCGCGAACTCCAACAGTTGCACGCGCGCCTTCTTGCACAAAAAGATAATTACAAAGCCAACCAGGTTTCTATTCAGCTCACCACCGGGCAGGCTTGGATGCAGCTGCAAGCCGGCAAGCCGGACGAAGCCGTGCGGCTCATGACCTTGGCCGCTGACTTGGAGGATAAAACGGAGAAGCACCCCGTCACGCCTTGCGAAGTCCTTCCGGCCCGCGAGCTACTAGGCGACATGCTTTTGCAGGTAAAACGCCCAGCGGCAGCCCTAGCCGCGTACAAGGCCGATTTGCAAAAGCATCCGAACCGGTTCAATGGCCTTTATGGAGCGGGCCTAGCGGCTGAACAAGCCGGGCAAGCGGCAACTGCCCGGCGCTACTACCAGCAGTTGCTCGCCTTGGCCCAATCCTCCGGCCCGCCCCGACCGGAGCTACTGACCGCGCAACGATTTCTGGCTGGCTCCCAAGCACAGCAAGTACCCGTTCAGAACACCCACAGCGCTTTGCTACAGGCTAGCTTTTAACTCCACCGATTTCCCAGCCAGCCCTGCCGATTGCAAGGATACTTTCACGGCGCCTGCTCCCGTAGCCTGCACGTAGACCAGCAAGCGGCCATGGTACGCCTGCCGCTTCGTGCCCTTGTAGTCTTCGTGGCTAGCTAGGTCGCCGCTTTCGATGCCGAGCAGCTTGGCTGGGCCTTCCACTGCCACGGTAACTTCGTTGGTAGCCGTGTTTACCGGATTGCCATTTTTATCAACTACCATCACTTCGATCTGAGCTAGGTTGTGGGCTGTGCCAGATAGCGAAGTACGGTCGGCGGTGGCTTGGATTGCGGCCGGTGCCTCAACGGTTTTCAGCACGGTGCGGCTTGCTTCCTGCTCCTTCTTGTAGCTTTTAGCCAGCAGCTCGCCGGGCTGATAGGCGACGTCCCAGGAGACCTCACCGCCTTGCTTTTTACCCAACGACTTGCCGTTCAAAAACAGCTCTACTGCGTCGCCATTAGTGAAGCTCACGACGCGCACTTGGTCGCCCGCGTTCCAGTTCCAGGTGGAGTTGAGGCGCCGATGACCGCGGCTTTGCTGGTCTTTGGAGGCTTCCATGGTACCTAGGTACACCATGGGCTTATCCGACCACAGGCTTTGGCGGAAGTAGAACTCCGGCTTCGGGAAACCCGCTAGGTCGAGCAGACCGGCGCCGTTACTGCGCTGGGGCCACTTGCCAGCCTCGCCCATGTAGTCGATGCCGGTCCAGAGGTATTGGGCCGAGATGTATGCGTTGGAGTCCACAGCGGCCCAGGCACTGCGCGCCATACCGTTTTCGCTACCGTAGACGATGCGGTTTGGGTACTTCTGGTGGTCTTCGGGGTAGCGAAACTCCTGGTAGTTATAGCCCACAACGTCGAGCGACGCAGGATAGTCGGTGAAGTTAGACATCACTACACCAGCCAAGGCGGCAGTGATGGGCCGGGAGGTGTCGTACTTTTTGGCCACGGCCACCAAGTGCTTTGATAGCTCGCCTAGGCGGCTAGCAGCGGGATGGTCGGGCAGGTAGCCTTTGCCATAAATCTGCGGGTTGCGGCCGGTGTTCAGGACCTCGTGCGAGTACGGATCGTTCGGGTAGTCGATTTCGTTGCCGATGCTCCACATGATGATGGATGGGCGGTTGCGATTGCGCAGAATCATGTCGCGTAGGTCGCGGTCGGCCCATTCCTTGAAGTATTGGTGCGAGCCAAATTTGGCGGGTATGCCTACGTTCCAGCCTTCCACCCACTTGTTTTTGCCTTCCTCCCACTCATCGAAGGCCTCGTCCATCACCAGGAAACCTAGTTTATCGCACAGGTCGTAGAAGTAGTCGGCGTGGGGGTTGTGGCTCATGCGGATGGAGTTGCAGCCGCCTTCTTTCAAGGTCTTCAGCCGACGCTCCCACACGTCCATCGGCACGGCTACGCCAAGCGCGCCCGCGTCGTCGTGCAGGCAGACACCTTTCAGCTTGAGGTTTTTACCGTTCAGAAAGAAGCCTTGGTTCGCATCAAAGCGGATGCTACGCACGCCCACTTCCTCGACTACCTCGTCAGTCGGCTTGCCTTGAACCGATAAGGCCACGCGCAATTTGTAGCGGTTAGGGTTATCCACCGACCACAAGCTAGGCTTGCTGATTTTCAGCGTCATGGCAGCGGGCGTGTCGGTCTTGGGTTTGGTTTGCACTTGCTGCTGGGCGGTGGCTACTACTTTGCCTTGCGGGTCCGTTAGCGTGCTTTTTACCAAAACAGTAGCCGCCGCGGCCGTCATGTTGTTGATGGCTACCGTCACCTTGCCGGTGGCGGCGCTGGCTGATACTTCCGGCGTGGTGAAGCCTACGCCCCATTGCCCAATGTGCACGGGTTCCGTGGCGAGCAAGTACACGTTGCGGTAGATGCCCGAGCCCGTGTACCAGCGCGAATCGGCAAACTCGGTGTGGTCCACTTTCACGGCTAGCACGTTTTTACCGCTTGCCTTCAGGTACGGGGTCAGCTCGTACTGGAAGGAAGCGAAGCCGCTGGGCCGCTTACCTAGGTAGTGCCCATTGATCCAGACCTCACTGTTTTTGTACACGCCATCGAAGTACACAAACACCTTCTTCAAGCGGAAGCCGGCGGGCACATCAAACGTTTTACGGTACCAGCCGATGCCCCCCGGCAGGAAGCCTGTGGCGCTGGCCCACTCCTGGCTGAACGGCCCTTCAATGCTCCAATCATGGGGCAACTCCAAGCGTCGCCAATCGGCGTCGTTGAAGTCAGCCTTGTCGCCCGCGGTTACATCGCCTTTGTGAAACTTCCAGTCAGCGTTGAACAATAGCTGTTGACGGGGCGCTTGGGCCTGAGCACTACTTGACAACAAGCTACTTACAAAAGCAAGAAGGAGTAGAAAGGCTGTTTTCATGGAAGCGGGCGTTTTGGGTGGGGTAAGGGTATATCTGCCTGGCAGTTCTAGCGAATGTCGCTGACCAGCGTCGTGATGGAGCGTGGAGCTAGGTGCACCAGTTGGCCGGCTTTTACCACAGCGCCGGGTTGCAGATCGGCGGTGGCAGAGGTAGTGTACGTGCGCACCGCACCTATCTTCTTCTGGCTCAGTGTCAAGCGCAGATCAGTTGGTGTGCTGGCCGAGTTGACGACTACCGTGATGAGCTGCTTGCCAGTGACGTTTTTGTAAGCAGAAACCAGCAGTTGATTATCGTTTGCGGAAGCTTGATCAATGCGCGCATCGACTCGGACGGCGCCGGGACGAAGGTAGCGGCTGTAGTTACCCAGCGCCCACAGCATCTTGCTCACCTGGTAGTTACCATCTTCTTTGGTCTTGTCGATGTAGATCAGGCCGTCTTTGTAATCGTAGGGTGAGATGGCGAGCCACCATTGCCACGCGGCGGCATTTGCCACGGCGAGGTCCATGTGAATGGTGCGGGCTAGGTACAAGGCCGCATCCATCCCTAGGTCGCGCTTGTTGCCGTTGATTTCGCCGGCGTTATCACCCAAAATACAGTACTCCGACTGCCAGAAGGTTAGCTTATCAACCGTCGCTACTTTGGCGGCTAGCTGCTGGCGCGTAGCCACGGCTTGGGTGTAGGGCGAGGTAGTAAAGTAGCTGTGCGCGGCAACGGTGTGGGCTACGCTCGGCAGGTTGCCCACGTACGTGGACGCAGCGGTCGGGCTGAAGAAGGCATTGATTTGTTCGCCCCGGTTGGGCTTGTCTTCCGTGGCAAACAGGTAATTGATCTTACCCGCCTCGGTCAGCAAGATCTTGGTGGGGAGTTGCTGCGCTACCAGCGCCGTGTTCAAGGCCTTGGTCACGCCGGCAATTTCCTCGTTACGAAACGGGCTGCCCTCCTGCTTAGGGTCGCTCCAATCCCACTGCGGCTCATTCACCGGGCTGATGTAGTCGAAGGTGATACCCGTGGTTTTCTTCACGCCTTGTACCACGTTGGCGATGAACGTGGCTAGGGGTTCGTAGTTGGCCGGAGCTAGGTTGGTTTTTCCACCTTCGGCGAAAGCCTTACCTGTGACGGTGTACTGCACCGGCGGACTATTCAGAAAGCCGAGGAACTGCTTAACACCCCGCTTCTTGGCCGCTTGCAGAAACCAGACTTGCCCAGCTTGCCGGGTCCAATCGTAGCGGCCGTCGGGCAGCATAAACGACTCGGCGCGGTGCCACTCGTCTCGAATGCCGCTCTGCTCGCCCTGCTGCGTGCTGCCCGCCCCAATGTTGAAGCGCCACATCGACAAGCCGATGCCTTTCGGCTGACCACCGGCCTTGTCTTCCGTGCTGAACAGCAAGTCGGCCATGGCCTCCTTTTTGGCCGCTGGCCACTGGCCCACAAACTGACACGCCCACGCATCCGAGGCGCTGAAGTTGTCGATGGTCTGGTAGGTTTTCGCGTCGTCTAACTGCACCGTCACGGTTTTGACTGCTACCCCAACGCTAGGTTTGGCAGACTGCCCATTGGTCGAACTAGCAGCTGCTAGCAGCACAAGCCCACTCAAGAAGAGGCGCGAACCAGCAACCGGCTTCTTACCCAAAGGCACCTTAGCGGGCGAAGCCGAATCACGGAAGCGTAGTATAGCACTCATTACAAACAGTTTGTGTTCAATGGAAAAGCGACAGCAAGGTAGTTAAAGAACATAGCCAGCAACAAGGAGCACGTAGTTTGTCCTTGCTGCTGGCTAAATCAACCTAGGTTAGTACCCTGGGTTCTGCTCCACATTGCCGCCGGAGAGTTGAATCTGCGGGGTCGGGATGGGGAAAAGGTTGTTCTTCTCCGATATCTGGTCCTTCACTTTGCCCTTGTCGTAGGGGTCGGTGCTGGTCAGCTGCGCGGCATTGAAGGCGGTGATAACCGCTACCAAGCGGTGCTGCCGCACGAGGTCGTAGTAGCGGTGGCCTTCCATGGCTAGCTCCAGGCGGCGCTCTAGCCAGATGTGGTTCAGCAGCTGCGTGCCGGTGGAGGTACGAGGTAGCACGGTACCGGGCTTCAGCCGATTCGCACGGGCGCGCACCAGGTTGAGCGAGGTACGGGCTTTGTCCTCCTGACCTAGGCGGTACGACGCCTCGGCGTGCATCAGCAGCAAGTCGGCGTAGCGCAACTCGATGCGGTTGAGCGGTGAGTGGTTACTCTCGTTAGCCGGCCGGTCTTTCAGCAACAGGAACATCTTGCGGCTAATGCGACCCGATTCATTTTCCGAAGGCTTGGTGTCGTACTTGGTGTAGTCGAAGCTAGTCGTTTTCACGTCCACGCTGTCACCCTGCTTGATGATGGTCCACTTCAGACGTGGGTCGTTTTCCCGCACGAATGCCTGCTCTAGGTTGCTGCTAGGCGTATTGAAACCCCAGCCGCCATCGGCCCGGCTCCGCATCACCACGGTGAGTGCAGTACCTAGGTTAAAGGTTTGATTGGCATTGTAGTTAAACTCGAAGATGGACTCGTTGCCGTTGGGGTTGCTCACGCTCCACACCCGGCTGAAGTCGTCGCTGAGGTTGTACTGATTCGAGCTAATCACCTTTTCGGCGTACTGCTGCGACTCGGCCCACTTCTCGGTAAACAGGTACGCCTTAGCTAGGTAGGCGTTGGCCGCACCCTTTGTAGCGCGGCCCTTATCGATAGCAGCGCGGGCGTTCTTCTCGGACAGAGCATCGGCAGCATCCTTCAAATCCTGGATGATCTGGGCGTAGCACTCATCAGTAGAAGCGCGCTTGTAGGTTAGAGCTTCTTCAGCCGTCACAGGTTGCAGCACCAACGGTACCCCGCCGAAGCCTTTCACCAGTTCGAAGTAGTTGTAGGCCCGAATAAACTTCACCTCACCGATGAGCTGCTTCTGCAACTCGGCATCGATGGGCGCTTTGGCGATGCCTACTAGCGCGGCGTTGCAGTTGCCAATAGCTTGGTAGAGGTGAGTGTAGCGGTTGTCAAACCACTCATTATTAGGCAACCAGAAGAAGCGGGAGAAGTCGCCAAACTCGCGCTGGTCGCCGGCAATGGCGTTACCTTTCCACGAGTCGTCGGAGCCAGCGTCGCCGAACATGCGGGTGCGGTCGAGCTGCCACCAGTCGCTCTGGTCGGAGAGGGAGTAGCAGCCCATCACGGCCGCTTTGCACTCGTCGGCGGTGGTGTAGTAGTTGTTTGTGTTCTGCTGTCCGCGGGGTGGCTCGTTCAGGAAGTCCTTGCAGGCTTGCAAGCTTAGGCCGAGCACCAACGTGAGAAGGAAGCTATATTTTTTCATGATTTCAGCGGCTGGGAGGGATTTAGAAAGCAATATTGGCGCCCACCAAATAGGTGCGGGTTGTGGGATAATTGCCTAGGTCAACTCCGCGGTTGAGGGCTGAAGGCGTGTCCGTGTAGGAGCGGCCATAGCCGATTTCGGGGTCTAGGCCCGAGTAGTTGGTGATGGTGAACAGGTTCTGGGCACTCACGTACACGCGCAGGCTGCTGGTGTGCAGGAGCTTGGAAGTTGCCTGCGGCAGCGTGTAACCGAGCTGCAAATTCCGCATGCGAGCATACGAACCATCTTCCACGTAGAAATCCGAGAAGCGCGTGAGGTTCTGGTTGTTGTCGTTGGCCAGGATGCGGGGTACTGTGTTGGAGGTGCCTTCGCCGTGCCACGCCTTGTCTTCCAGGCCAGCAATTTTGTTGTAGTTGTAGCTGCCCGAATACCACCAGCCTTTGTTGGCATTCACGATGTCGTTGCCGAGGCTGCCCACCAGCGACACTTGCAAGTCGAAGCCCTTGTAGCCCGCGTTCAGGTTCACACCAAAAGTCAGATCCGGCGTGGGGTTGCCGATGTACTTCTGGTCTTTGGCGTCAATCACGCCGTCATTGTTCAGGTCGGCAAAGCGGAAGTCGCCGGGTTTGGCGCTGGGCTGCACCAGCGTGCCAGTTGGGCCTTTATAGGCGTCAATGTCATTCTGATTCTGGAAGATGCCCTGCGTCTGGTAGCCGTAGAAAGCACCCACGTAGCCGCCTTCTTCCGTTTTAGAAGGACGCCCGAAAATAGGCGTGTTGCCGGAGTACAACGCCTGGCCGTTGGCTAGCTTCTTAATCTTACTGATGGCGTGCGTAGCGTTGATGTTGGCGCCGTACGTGAAGTCGCCCGTCGATTTGGCGTAGCCGACCGAGAAGTCGAGACCGTTGGTTTTCATGCTGCCGATGTTAGTCACGGGGCTGTTGTAGCCGTAACCCGCGTGGCCCGGAATGGCCTGGCTCATCAACATGTCCATGGTGTTGCGGCGGAACACGTCAGCCGTCACCGTCAACCGGTTTTGCAGGAAAGCTAGGTCCGTACCGATGTTGTAATCCTCTACCGTTTCCCACTTCACGTTGGGGTTGGGCACGTTGTTCTGAATCACACCGAGCTGCTCGGTGCGCGTGTCGCCCGTCACGTAGTACACCTGGTCCAGCGTACCGATGTAGGCGCTATTCGTGATGCTGCGGATGTTCTGGTTACCTACCCGGCCCCAGCTAGCCCGCAACTTGAAGAAGTTAACGGGGCTCACATCTTTCATGAAGTTCTCGTCTGAAATCAACCAGCCAGCCGAAACCGATGGGAACACGCCCCAACGATTGGCCGACGGAAATACTGAAGCGCCGTCGCGGCGGATGCTAGCGCCCAACAGGTAGCGGCCCTTGTAATCGTAATTTACCCGGCCAATCAGCGAGGCAATGGTGTTCACGAAGTCGTTGCCCTCTATGCTGAAGTTGGCCGTGGCCGCGTCGGGGTAGCGCAAGTCAGGCGAGTTGCTCGGAATAGCTTGCCCAAGAGCGGCTTCTGTGCGGGTAGTAAATTTCTCCAGCGTCACGGCGGCCAAGGCCGAAATGTTGTGGTCGCCGAATGACTTCGTATAGTTCAGCGTGTTGGTGTTGTTCCAGTTGATTTCAATGTTGTGCTCCCTTCTGAGCGAGTTCACCTGGTTGCGCTCGTTTGGGTCGATGGTGTAGAAGGGCGAGAAGGCGTTGCGCTCGTACACGTTGTTGTTGGAGCCAAAGCGCGTTTCGAAGATCAGCCCCGGCGTGAACTCGTAGTTGGCGTACACAGTGCCCACCAGGAAGTACTGGTTGCGCTTGTCGTCGTTGCGCTCCACAAAGGCCAAAGGGTTGCCAATGTCGGTCGGCGAAGCACCGTAATAGTCGTATGGGTTGCCCGATGTGCCCGGCCGGCGAGCCGGCGTGATGGGGTCATCGTTGAACGCGTCGCGGAATAAGCTGCCGCTGTTCAAGTACTTCTGGTTCGTCATGGAGATATTGAAGTCCTCGCCAACTTTCAGGTGCTTAGCCGCTTGGTACTCCGTCTTCATGCGCAGCGAAAGCCGCTCAAAGTCCGAGTTGCGCACTAGGCCCTGCTCCTTGAAGTAGCTGATGCCCGTCGAGTACACCACTTTGTCGCTGCCGCCCGACAAGCCGACCGAGTAATTCTGGGTGCTGCCGCGGCGCGAAATTTCTTTCCACCAGTCCGTGCTTTGCGTAAACGAAGCCGGATCGGGGTACACCGCTGGCCGGCCGGAGTTGGTGGCCGCTAGGTTCATGATGCGCGCATACTCGCTGCCCGACGCCATGTCGGGCGTCTTCGTTGGGTTCGATACGCCGTAGGTCACGTCGAGCGTGATCTTTGGCTCGCCTTTCACGCCTGCTTTGGTCGTAATCAGGATAACGCCGTTGGCTGCCCGCGAGCCGTAGATAGCCGCCGAAGCGGCGTCTTTGAGCACGCTTAAGCTAGCTATGTCTTTTGGGTTCAGGTAATTGATGTTCGCTACCGGCAAACCATCCACCACATGCAGCGGACTGTTGCCGTTGATAGTCGAAAGGCCACGAATCAAAATTTGGGGCGACGCGCCAGGCTCCGAACCCGCGCCTACTACCGATACGCCAGCGGCTTTGCCTTGCAGCGCGCTGCCCACGTCAGACACCGTAAGCTTGGAAAGCTCTTGGCCTTGCACGGTCGTCACGGCGTTGGTGAGGCTGCGCTTTTCCTGGGTGCCGTAGCCAACTACTACGACTTCATCCAGGGCCTTCGTGTCGACGCCTAGTGTCACGTCTACCGTCGTGCGGCCGGCAAGGGCTACCTCCTGCTGCTTGTAGCC
This Hymenobacter sp. GOD-10R DNA region includes the following protein-coding sequences:
- a CDS encoding sugar-binding domain-containing protein, which gives rise to MKTAFLLLLAFVSSLLSSSAQAQAPRQQLLFNADWKFHKGDVTAGDKADFNDADWRRLELPHDWSIEGPFSQEWASATGFLPGGIGWYRKTFDVPAGFRLKKVFVYFDGVYKNSEVWINGHYLGKRPSGFASFQYELTPYLKASGKNVLAVKVDHTEFADSRWYTGSGIYRNVYLLATEPVHIGQWGVGFTTPEVSASAATGKVTVAINNMTAAAATVLVKSTLTDPQGKVVATAQQQVQTKPKTDTPAAMTLKISKPSLWSVDNPNRYKLRVALSVQGKPTDEVVEEVGVRSIRFDANQGFFLNGKNLKLKGVCLHDDAGALGVAVPMDVWERRLKTLKEGGCNSIRMSHNPHADYFYDLCDKLGFLVMDEAFDEWEEGKNKWVEGWNVGIPAKFGSHQYFKEWADRDLRDMILRNRNRPSIIMWSIGNEIDYPNDPYSHEVLNTGRNPQIYGKGYLPDHPAASRLGELSKHLVAVAKKYDTSRPITAALAGVVMSNFTDYPASLDVVGYNYQEFRYPEDHQKYPNRIVYGSENGMARSAWAAVDSNAYISAQYLWTGIDYMGEAGKWPQRSNGAGLLDLAGFPKPEFYFRQSLWSDKPMVYLGTMEASKDQQSRGHRRLNSTWNWNAGDQVRVVSFTNGDAVELFLNGKSLGKKQGGEVSWDVAYQPGELLAKSYKKEQEASRTVLKTVEAPAAIQATADRTSLSGTAHNLAQIEVMVVDKNGNPVNTATNEVTVAVEGPAKLLGIESGDLASHEDYKGTKRQAYHGRLLVYVQATGAGAVKVSLQSAGLAGKSVELKASL
- a CDS encoding glycoside hydrolase, whose translation is MSAILRFRDSASPAKVPLGKKPVAGSRLFLSGLVLLAAASSTNGQSAKPSVGVAVKTVTVQLDDAKTYQTIDNFSASDAWACQFVGQWPAAKKEAMADLLFSTEDKAGGQPKGIGLSMWRFNIGAGSTQQGEQSGIRDEWHRAESFMLPDGRYDWTRQAGQVWFLQAAKKRGVKQFLGFLNSPPVQYTVTGKAFAEGGKTNLAPANYEPLATFIANVVQGVKKTTGITFDYISPVNEPQWDWSDPKQEGSPFRNEEIAGVTKALNTALVAQQLPTKILLTEAGKINYLFATEDKPNRGEQINAFFSPTAASTYVGNLPSVAHTVAAHSYFTTSPYTQAVATRQQLAAKVATVDKLTFWQSEYCILGDNAGEINGNKRDLGMDAALYLARTIHMDLAVANAAAWQWWLAISPYDYKDGLIYIDKTKEDGNYQVSKMLWALGNYSRYLRPGAVRVDARIDQASANDNQLLVSAYKNVTGKQLITVVVNSASTPTDLRLTLSQKKIGAVRTYTTSATADLQPGAVVKAGQLVHLAPRSITTLVSDIR
- a CDS encoding RagB/SusD family nutrient uptake outer membrane protein — protein: MKKYSFLLTLVLGLSLQACKDFLNEPPRGQQNTNNYYTTADECKAAVMGCYSLSDQSDWWQLDRTRMFGDAGSDDSWKGNAIAGDQREFGDFSRFFWLPNNEWFDNRYTHLYQAIGNCNAALVGIAKAPIDAELQKQLIGEVKFIRAYNYFELVKGFGGVPLVLQPVTAEEALTYKRASTDECYAQIIQDLKDAADALSEKNARAAIDKGRATKGAANAYLAKAYLFTEKWAESQQYAEKVISSNQYNLSDDFSRVWSVSNPNGNESIFEFNYNANQTFNLGTALTVVMRSRADGGWGFNTPSSNLEQAFVRENDPRLKWTIIKQGDSVDVKTTSFDYTKYDTKPSENESGRISRKMFLLLKDRPANESNHSPLNRIELRYADLLLMHAEASYRLGQEDKARTSLNLVRARANRLKPGTVLPRTSTGTQLLNHIWLERRLELAMEGHRYYDLVRQHRLVAVITAFNAAQLTSTDPYDKGKVKDQISEKNNLFPIPTPQIQLSGGNVEQNPGY
- a CDS encoding TonB-dependent receptor, with amino-acid sequence MNNLIPKKGYMVCFLLFFLSMTGAFAQTAVKGTVKDNTGSGLPGVTVLLKGTTVGAATDTQGNFTLSVPDAATGVLQFSFVGYKQQEVALAGRTTVDVTLGVDTKALDEVVVVGYGTQEKRSLTNAVTTVQGQELSKLTVSDVGSALQGKAAGVSVVGAGSEPGASPQILIRGLSTINGNSPLHVVDGLPVANINYLNPKDIASLSVLKDAASAAIYGSRAANGVILITTKAGVKGEPKITLDVTYGVSNPTKTPDMASGSEYARIMNLAATNSGRPAVYPDPASFTQSTDWWKEISRRGSTQNYSVGLSGGSDKVVYSTGISYFKEQGLVRNSDFERLSLRMKTEYQAAKHLKVGEDFNISMTNQKYLNSGSLFRDAFNDDPITPARRPGTSGNPYDYYGASPTDIGNPLAFVERNDDKRNQYFLVGTVYANYEFTPGLIFETRFGSNNNVYERNAFSPFYTIDPNERNQVNSLRREHNIEINWNNTNTLNYTKSFGDHNISALAAVTLEKFTTRTEAALGQAIPSNSPDLRYPDAATANFSIEGNDFVNTIASLIGRVNYDYKGRYLLGASIRRDGASVFPSANRWGVFPSVSAGWLISDENFMKDVSPVNFFKLRASWGRVGNQNIRSITNSAYIGTLDQVYYVTGDTRTEQLGVIQNNVPNPNVKWETVEDYNIGTDLAFLQNRLTVTADVFRRNTMDMLMSQAIPGHAGYGYNSPVTNIGSMKTNGLDFSVGYAKSTGDFTYGANINATHAISKIKKLANGQALYSGNTPIFGRPSKTEEGGYVGAFYGYQTQGIFQNQNDIDAYKGPTGTLVQPSAKPGDFRFADLNNDGVIDAKDQKYIGNPTPDLTFGVNLNAGYKGFDLQVSLVGSLGNDIVNANKGWWYSGSYNYNKIAGLEDKAWHGEGTSNTVPRILANDNNQNLTRFSDFYVEDGSYARMRNLQLGYTLPQATSKLLHTSSLRVYVSAQNLFTITNYSGLDPEIGYGRSYTDTPSALNRGVDLGNYPTTRTYLVGANIAF